The genomic DNA AAGTTCTGGCTGGTTCTGTTTTACGGCAAGCACATAGTCGGCTTTTTTTGATCCGATCTGCTTGGCTATGGCTTTTTGGCACCCCATGGCATCAATGGTGACAATTGCACCTTCAAGATGCAGCATTTCAAGCAGCTTGGGGATTGCAGTAATTTCATTCGACTTGTCATCCACTTTCACTTGGCCAAGGATAAGGTTGTCCTGTGAAAGCCATGCGTTGACCAAATGAAGAGAGTTTTTTTGCGTTGCCCTATCGAACGATCGCCGCACCGTCTTTCCATCAAACGCCACAACTTTGCCGCGCATTTCGATCTGTAGGGCCGAAAGCCAACTCGACAGCGCTTGTTGCAATTCGATGGGCTCCAGTCTGGCAAAGACGCGCGCAAACGTGTCGTGGGATGGAATGCCATTTGGAAGCTCAAGAAATGTTTTCAGCCATTTTTCCCTCGTTATTCCAAAGCATTCTATATCCTCCCACCCCTCAGCATTGGCAATAACTGCGCAAACGGCAATGACCAGTATGTCAATAAGGTTATGTTTTTTTGTCCTGTCAATTCGCGGGTCTTTGACAATGGACAGATGGGTGATCAACGACTTGTCGCAATTTGGCATCTGCACTCCCTTTTGGAGTGCACCATACACTATATCAGACTAAAATCATTATGAATGCTTTGACACATGGCATTTGAGTCAAACGAATAAATGAAGTCAGGAGGCACTTAACCGACAAAAACGCGTCAGACGCGATCCTGAGATGCGTCAGCCCTGTGCCGAACCCCGGCACGGTTGCCCAATGGCCGCCTTTGGCGTATCTAGGCTCCATGAAAATCGGCGTGCTGCAACTCAATCCCGTGGTCGGGGACATTGAAGGCAACTGCGCGGCCATCAGGCAGGGCGTGGCCGAGGCCCGGAGCCTGGGCGCGGACCTGTGCCTGACCCCGGAAATGGCCGTGACCGGCTACCCGCCGCGCGATCTGCTCCTATACGGCGGATTCGTGGCCAGGGCCAGGGGTGCAGCCGATGCCCTGGCCCGCGAGCTTGAGGACGACGCGCCCGGCGGAACTCCCCTGCTCCTGGGCGGGGTGGAGCCAAACCCCTGCAACCTCGGCAAGCCGGTCTTCAACGCCGCCTTCTGGTGCGAAGGCGGCGCGGTCCGCCGCGTGTTCCGCAAGACCCTGCTGCCCACCTACGATGTCTTTGACGAGGCCCGCTATTTCGAGCCCGCGCCCACTGGGGATCAGGCTGGGAACATCCTGCGTTTCAAGGGCCGGACCATTGCCGTGACCATCTGCGAGGACGCCTGGAACGACAAGGACTACTGGGAGACCCGGAGCTACGCCCGCGACCCGCTCGAAGAGGCCGCGGTCCACGGGCCGGACCTGATCCTCAACCTCTCGGCCTCGCCGCTCTTTCTGGGCAAGCAGAGGCTGCGCGAGGACATGCTCGGAGCCGTGGCCCGCAAATACGGCGTGCCCCTGGTCTACGCCAACCAGACGGGCGGCAACGACGACCTGATCTTTGATGGCCGATCCTGCGCCTTTGGCCCGGACGGCGCCCTGACGGGCCGCGCCCCCGGTTTCACGCCGGGAGTGGCCATGTTTGACATCGACGCGCCAAAGCCGGACGCCATCGCTCCCGACGATTTCGGGCGCGAGGCCGAGACATGGCGCGCCCTGGTCATGGGCACCCGCGACTATGTGCGCAAGAGCTGCTTTTCCACGGCCCTGATCGGCCTGTCCGGCGGCATCGACTCTGCCGTGACCGCTGCTGTGGCCGCCGAGGCCCTGGGAGCGGAGAACGTCACCTGCGTGCTCATGCCCTCGCCCTATTCAAGCCGGGGCAGCGTGGACGACTCCCTGGCCCTGGCCGCCAACCTGGGTGTGACCACCCTGACCCTGCCCATAGCGCCGATCATGAACGCCTATGCCCTGGCCCTGGCCGGGCCCTTTGCCGGGCTGGCCGAGGACACCACCGAGGAGAACATCCAGTCGCGCATCCGGGGCAACCTGCTCATGGCCCTGTCCAACAAGCGCGGGGCCATGCTCCTGACCACGGGCAACAAGAGCGAGCTGGCTGTTGGCTATTGCACCATCTACGGCGACATGTCCGGCGGGTTCGCGGTCGTCTCGGACATGGACAAGACCGGGGTCTTTGCCCTGGCCCGCTGGTACAACGCGCATGTTCGCCCGGCCATCCCCGAGGCGATCATCACCAAGCCGCCTTCGGCGGAGCTGCGGCCCGATCAGAAAGACCAGGACTCGCTGCCCCCCTACGACGTGCTTGATGCCATCCTGGCCCTGCACATTGAGCGCCACCAGTCGGCGCGCCAGATCATCGGGGCGGGATTCGACCCCCAGACCGTGGACCGGGTACTGCGCCTGGTCCGCTCGGCAGAGTTCAAACGCCGTCAGGCCGCGCCGGGCATCAAGCTGACCCCGCGCTCGTTCGGCACGGGCTGGCGCATGCCCCTGGCCTGTCGGCGCGAGATATGACCCACGGCCCATCGCGGTCCAAACACGCGGACACCACATGCTCACCACCTGTCTCGACCTGCTGACCAGGGACCACATCCAGGGTAACCCCCTGGTCATCACGCTCGGCGCGTGCCAAATGGAAGAAGGGCTCTCGCCCGCCAGACTGCTGCGCCTGCCGGACGCAGGCCCGGCGTCCATGTCGGCCATAGGCCGCATCCCCCTGGCCGAGTATCGCCACGGCGCGGTCCTGGCGGTCTCGTCACTCCTGGCGGAGACTGACTACCAGGCGGTGCGCCGCATTCAGAAGCACCTTGTCTTCTGCCTGATCAAATACGTCTGGTTCCCCAGCCAGGACACCTCCACCCCGGACCCCCTGGGCCTGGGCGGCGACAAGGGACCGCTGGCCCACCTGCTCTATCAGGTCAACACCATGGAGAACCTGCCCCACCTCCTCTCCTGGCCGCGCACCAAGAGCCTCACGGGCGCACTCCCGCCCATGCCCGTGCTCCTGCTGCTGCCGGGCGACTCCCTGGACGGCCTCGCGCCTTTTGCCCCGGCCCTGGCCGAGCGGTTCCTGGTTCTCTGCCTGTCCAAGACCCTGGCCTTTTGCCGCAACGCGGGCATCACGCCGGACATCGTGGTCCAGCTCGACACCCACGGCGAGCAGCACAACTTCTACCCCGACGACATGGACCTCTCGAACAGCTGGCTCCTGGCCCTGTCCTGCGCCCCGGCCAGCCGCTATCTCCACCGCTTTGCCGGGATATTCTGGATCGACACCTTCCACCCCGGCCTGTTCGGCGACACCTACGAGATTCGCAACTCCTGGCTCAGTTCGTTCATCCCCATGCTCGGAGCCGCCGAGCTGCTGCGCCCGCCGAGCCTGCTGGTGGCCGGGGCCGACCTCGCCTTTGGCTGCCGGGCGGGCGGCCCGTGCACCGGGGGCGACGGCCTGTGCGCGACAACGGACAGCCAGCCCCTTTCCAATGCAGAGGACCTGACAGCAGTGGTCAAAGGCTCCTTTGCCGCCCGCCTGGGCAACGGCCAGACCGGGATCACCACCATGCAGTTCATGGCCACGGCCTACGAGGCCGAGACCATCGCCGCCGAGATGGTGATCAAGGGCGGCACCGGGTGCTACAATATCTCGCGCACCGGCATGCTCGACCCTGCCGTGTTCGAGCATGCCGACCCGGACGCCTTCCTGACAGCCCCGGCCATTGACCGGACCGTGTTCCGCCAGGGCATGGAGCGCGCCTCGCGCGCGGGGTTGCCCAACCTGACCGGGGCCAAACGCATGCTCTACGAGCAGCTGGGCACGGCCGAGACCCTGGCCCGTCAGGCCGAGGCCCTGACCGCGGACGCCGAGCCCGAGGAACTGGCCGACAGCCCGCTGCTCTCGGCCACCAAGCTGCTGACCCATCTGCATCCCGTGGCCGACACCGCCACCCGGATACACATCGCGCGCGAGCTCATCCGGCGCTACCGCGACACCCTGCGCCAGCGCATCACCGGGTTCCGACTGGCCGACTGGGCCGACCGGGGCAAGACCCTGCCCCTGCTCTGCCATCCAGACGAGCGCGACAGACTGCTGGCCGCCCTGGGCCAACGCTTTCCCAAGGCGCGCTGGCGCAGCCTGCACACCTGGGAAAACAACGCCAACCGCACCGCCACCCTGACCGTGCGCGACCTGCCGCAGTTCCTGCACGACCATCCCGTGACCCTGATCTCGCGCCGCTATGCCGACTGCGCGGACTATCTGCTGCGCCTGCTGCCAAAGGACACCTCCCTGATCGTCGAGGAGCTGCTGGCCGCGCCCTGGCCGCCGGGCCGGGGAGCCTGACCAGGCCAGCGGAGCGATCCCCCAATGGCGCAAAAAAGCCCGCCGGGCGCAGGCCGGACGGGCAGAACAAGTCGGATCAGGGGACGCGGCTCACATGGTGTTGATCAGCGATTTCACCTTGTCGTCTTTCCTGTTGATCTTTTCATAAGCCCGGATGTCCTTGTCGAGCTTTTCCAGAATGGCCGTGACAAGGGCGTCCCGCACGGCGCGGCGGGTGGGGGCCGATATGGTCCCGCCGTCGGTCATGCCTATCCGGATCTCGAACATCAATTCCGTGGAAGGGTTCACGGCCCGGTACTGGTCCTGGAGCGATGTCTGGACGACCACGCTCTCGATGACCCCGTCGTGGCGCTTGATGAAGGCCAGGAGCCGGTCCACCTCCTTGGCCGTAAACGCCTTGCGCTCAAGGTCGCCCGAAAAGGAGAGCTTGCGCTCCGAATTACGGCTGAAGAGGGACTCGCCCTCGGTGACCATGTCCAGATTGAAGAAGAAAACCACCATGCCCACAGCAAGCAGGACAAGAATAAAATTCCTCGTCCTCTCCCTGCTCCTGTCGCGGCTTTGGCGGCTTCTCATGACATCTCCTGCGGTTGCGTCGGGCTGGCCGACCGTGGAGCCTGGCCTATACTACGAATCCGCGGTTTAGCATAGCCGTGCCAGCCCGATCAGAGCGGCAGCGCGGTCAGCGACGCGGCCAGGCCGGACCGCCCGCCCTTGCGCGACAGGCGCTCCTCGGTGTAGGGGAAAGATTCCGATCCGGGGGGGGATCCATGGACAAGCGACACGATGTCATCATCTGCGGCTGCGGCCCGGCAGGAGCCACGGCAGGGCTGGCCCTGGCCCGCAGGGGGCACTCGGTGCTCATGCTCGACAAGGCGCGGTTCCCGCGCCCCAAGCTGTGCGGCGGCCTGCTGACCTGGAAATCGGTCCGGCTGCTGGAGACCGTGTTCCACGAGAGCGTGCCCGGCCTGACCGAGGCGGGCGTGATCACCCATGTCTCGGACCGCTACACCATCCGCACCCCGGCCAGTCTGCTGACCAGCGGGGCCATGCCCTACCCCTTCCACTTCATTGACCGCTCCCGGCTGGACGCCCGGCTGTTGGACCAC from Pseudodesulfovibrio aespoeensis Aspo-2 includes the following:
- a CDS encoding ISAs1 family transposase, with the protein product MPNCDKSLITHLSIVKDPRIDRTKKHNLIDILVIAVCAVIANAEGWEDIECFGITREKWLKTFLELPNGIPSHDTFARVFARLEPIELQQALSSWLSALQIEMRGKVVAFDGKTVRRSFDRATQKNSLHLVNAWLSQDNLILGQVKVDDKSNEITAIPKLLEMLHLEGAIVTIDAMGCQKAIAKQIGSKKADYVLAVKQNQPELYEYIDLLFNESKVNTSLLHQTRRTIDSGHGRIETREYSTIVGDDLLAGITGWDNLNAIGMVESKREVGNTISNEKRYFIMSINGHAQRFGDAVREHWGIENTVHWVLDVSFGEDQSRIRKDNSPENLSMLRKIALNCVKQESTKTSMKRKRKMAGWDNSFLIKVLTGN
- a CDS encoding NAD+ synthase; the protein is MKIGVLQLNPVVGDIEGNCAAIRQGVAEARSLGADLCLTPEMAVTGYPPRDLLLYGGFVARARGAADALARELEDDAPGGTPLLLGGVEPNPCNLGKPVFNAAFWCEGGAVRRVFRKTLLPTYDVFDEARYFEPAPTGDQAGNILRFKGRTIAVTICEDAWNDKDYWETRSYARDPLEEAAVHGPDLILNLSASPLFLGKQRLREDMLGAVARKYGVPLVYANQTGGNDDLIFDGRSCAFGPDGALTGRAPGFTPGVAMFDIDAPKPDAIAPDDFGREAETWRALVMGTRDYVRKSCFSTALIGLSGGIDSAVTAAVAAEALGAENVTCVLMPSPYSSRGSVDDSLALAANLGVTTLTLPIAPIMNAYALALAGPFAGLAEDTTEENIQSRIRGNLLMALSNKRGAMLLTTGNKSELAVGYCTIYGDMSGGFAVVSDMDKTGVFALARWYNAHVRPAIPEAIITKPPSAELRPDQKDQDSLPPYDVLDAILALHIERHQSARQIIGAGFDPQTVDRVLRLVRSAEFKRRQAAPGIKLTPRSFGTGWRMPLACRREI
- a CDS encoding 6-hydroxymethylpterin diphosphokinase MptE-like protein codes for the protein MLTTCLDLLTRDHIQGNPLVITLGACQMEEGLSPARLLRLPDAGPASMSAIGRIPLAEYRHGAVLAVSSLLAETDYQAVRRIQKHLVFCLIKYVWFPSQDTSTPDPLGLGGDKGPLAHLLYQVNTMENLPHLLSWPRTKSLTGALPPMPVLLLLPGDSLDGLAPFAPALAERFLVLCLSKTLAFCRNAGITPDIVVQLDTHGEQHNFYPDDMDLSNSWLLALSCAPASRYLHRFAGIFWIDTFHPGLFGDTYEIRNSWLSSFIPMLGAAELLRPPSLLVAGADLAFGCRAGGPCTGGDGLCATTDSQPLSNAEDLTAVVKGSFAARLGNGQTGITTMQFMATAYEAETIAAEMVIKGGTGCYNISRTGMLDPAVFEHADPDAFLTAPAIDRTVFRQGMERASRAGLPNLTGAKRMLYEQLGTAETLARQAEALTADAEPEELADSPLLSATKLLTHLHPVADTATRIHIARELIRRYRDTLRQRITGFRLADWADRGKTLPLLCHPDERDRLLAALGQRFPKARWRSLHTWENNANRTATLTVRDLPQFLHDHPVTLISRRYADCADYLLRLLPKDTSLIVEELLAAPWPPGRGA